Proteins co-encoded in one Rhopalosiphum maidis isolate BTI-1 chromosome 2, ASM367621v3, whole genome shotgun sequence genomic window:
- the LOC113551332 gene encoding chorion peroxidase-like isoform X3: MDRLFITVSLVLILCTFGTTQSLDGECALHLTGPGRTSIFDFNSNTLRAGPLGMGQPGQCITYEAVNKAYIDARKRINVAQTNKDKWTAQELASVGELLLDISIQLTKNYGLSYEEVEKGLPQIDTSRTLIREICPAFLSNVECRPGKYRRYDGLCNNVKHPTWGATNTPFSRLVGPLFSDGMSGPKVSSLNNRDLPTARIVSRTMHPDEGYHEHAATVMLVAFGQFMDHDFTLTGTPADPITKNEPEECCNRPPHLKNPYCNEIPVPDDDYFYSKFNVKCIDFVRAFPSVRPGCRLGSRLPFNTLTGVIDANTVYSVTEDYARHLRSGYGGLLRMNPAFINYGLKDLLPLRLKDPDEGCTRLNRSQYCFDAGEVRVNEQLVLATMHIIWAREHNRIAKEFGRINPHWDDETVFQEARRIVIAEIQHIAYNEFLPTLLGKGVMEKFGLLLQKEGYWDGYDPNVNPNILSEFSAAALRIGHTFLPTSIERWSRAHKFIASKKLSDLIRRPYDLYRVGVFDEYIMGLTNQVAQAMDDSITQEVTNALFKKPGNRFGVDLVAFNIQRGRDFGLPGYMEYRKFCGLPASNLFQTLSGDMPNSTIHRYSTIYDSPEDVDLWSGGVSEKPLPGSMAGPVFSCILATQFSYARRGDRFWYELPNQPSSFTPDQLYEIRKTRLARVLCDNTDLIDTIQLWPIVLPDHEMIIYSKIKDTYLLYG; encoded by the exons ATGGACAG attatttataactgtCAGTTTAGTACTGATACTATGTACTTTTGGAACAACTCAATCTTTGGATGGCGAATGTGCACTACATTTAACAGGTCCAGGAAGGACtagtatttttgatttcaattcTAATACATTAAGAGCGGGCCCACT aGGCATGGGTCAACCAGGTCAATGTATCACTTATGAAGCAGTCAACAAAGCATACATAGATGCTAGAAAAAGAATTA ATGTGGCACAAACAAATAAAGATAAGTGGACAGCTCAAGAATTGGCATCTGTCGGCGAACTATTGTTGGATATATCCATACAATTGACTAAAAA cTATGGACTTTCTTACGAAGAAGTAGAAAAAGGATTGCCTCAAATAGATACGTCGAGAACTTTGATCAGAGAGATATGTCCGGCGTTCTTGTCCAATGTCGAGTGCAGACCGGGAAAGTACAGGAGATATGATGGTCTATGTAATAACGTTAAGCATCCAACGTGGGGCGCTACCAATACACCATTTTCGAGACTAGTTGGACCGTTGTTTTCGGACGGCATGAGTGGACCAAAAGTCAGCAGCCTCAATAATCGAGATCTACCGACAGCTAGAATAGTGTCCAGAACAATGCACCCCGACGAAGGGTACCACGAACACGCGGCTACCGTTATGTTGGTCGCTTTTGGTCAGTTTATGGATCACGATTTCACACTCACAGGAACGCCTGCTG atcCAATTACAAAGAATGAACCAGAAGAATGCTGTAATCGACCtccacatttaaaaaatcctTACTGCAACGAAATACCTGTTCCAGATGATGATtacttttatagtaaatttaatgtaaaatgtatcgaTTTTGTCAGAGCTTTTCCATCGGTTAGACCAGGATGTCGTTTAG GTTCAAGGTTACCGTTCAACACATTGACAGGAGTAATAGACGCAAATACAGTTTATAGTGTTACTGAAGATTACGCTAG gCATTTAAGATCCGGTTATGGAGGTTTACTTCGCATGAACCCTGCGTTTATTAATTACGGATTAAAAGATTTGTTGCCATTGAGACTTAAAGATCCCGATGAAGGATGTACTAGATTGAACCGTtcacaatattgttttgatgctg GAGAAGTTCGAGTAAATGAACAACTCGTGCTTGCtactatgcatataatatgggCAAGAGAGCATAATAGAATAGCAAAAGAATTTGGTAGAATTAATCCACATTGGGATGACGAAACTGTTTTTCAAGAAGCGAGACGAATCGTTATAGCAGAAATTCAGCACATAGCTTATAACGAGTTTTTGCCTACATTACTTGGAAAAGGAGTTATGGAAAAATTTGgactattattacaaaaagaa gGCTATTGGGATGGTTATGACCCAAATGTTAACCCCAACATCTTATCCGAATTTTCAGCAGCAGCTCTCAGAATTGGTCACACATTTTTGCCAACTTCAATTGAAAGATGGAGCAGAGCTCATAAATTTATcg CTTCTAAAAAATTGTCTGATCTCATCCGCCGTCCATACGATTTGTATAGAGTTGGAGTTTTCGATGAGTATATAATGGGTTTAACTAATCAAGTGGCTCAAGCTATGGACGATTCAATAACTCAGGAAGTAACGAATGCGTTGTTCAAGAAACCTGGTAATAGGTTTGGAGTAGACTTAGTAGCATTTAATATCCAGAGAGGTAGAGACTTCGGTTTACCCGGCTACATGGAATACAG aaAATTTTGTGGCTTACCGGcttctaatttatttcaaacattgtCTGGAGATATGCCTAACTCTACTATTCATCGATATTCAACAATATATga CTCTCCAGAAGACGTAGATTTATGGTCTGGTGGTGTATCTGAAAAACCATTACCAGGAAGCATGGCAGGTCCAGTTTTTTCTTGTATTTTGGCTACTCAATTTAGCTATGCCAGAAGAGGTGATCGTTTTTGGTACGAACTGCCAAATCAGCCATCTTCGTTTACTCCAG atCAATTATATGAAATCCGAAAAACAAGATTAGCCCGAGTATTATGCGATAACACTGATTTGATCGACACTATTCAGTTATGGCCAATCGTTCTTCCTGATCATGAAAT
- the LOC113551332 gene encoding chorion peroxidase-like isoform X1: MIICFRLFITVSLVLILCTFGTTQSLDGECALHLTGPGRTSIFDFNSNTLRAGPLGMGQPGQCITYEAVNKAYIDARKRINVAQTNKDKWTAQELASVGELLLDISIQLTKNYGLSYEEVEKGLPQIDTSRTLIREICPAFLSNVECRPGKYRRYDGLCNNVKHPTWGATNTPFSRLVGPLFSDGMSGPKVSSLNNRDLPTARIVSRTMHPDEGYHEHAATVMLVAFGQFMDHDFTLTGTPADPITKNEPEECCNRPPHLKNPYCNEIPVPDDDYFYSKFNVKCIDFVRAFPSVRPGCRLGSRLPFNTLTGVIDANTVYSVTEDYARHLRSGYGGLLRMNPAFINYGLKDLLPLRLKDPDEGCTRLNRSQYCFDAGEVRVNEQLVLATMHIIWAREHNRIAKEFGRINPHWDDETVFQEARRIVIAEIQHIAYNEFLPTLLGKGVMEKFGLLLQKEGYWDGYDPNVNPNILSEFSAAALRIGHTFLPTSIERWSRAHKFIASKKLSDLIRRPYDLYRVGVFDEYIMGLTNQVAQAMDDSITQEVTNALFKKPGNRFGVDLVAFNIQRGRDFGLPGYMEYRKFCGLPASNLFQTLSGDMPNSTIHRYSTIYDSPEDVDLWSGGVSEKPLPGSMAGPVFSCILATQFSYARRGDRFWYELPNQPSSFTPDQLYEIRKTRLARVLCDNTDLIDTIQLWPIVLPDHEINPRVPCRSGIIPLLNLNKWADFPTTS, from the exons atgataatttgtttcagattatttataactgtCAGTTTAGTACTGATACTATGTACTTTTGGAACAACTCAATCTTTGGATGGCGAATGTGCACTACATTTAACAGGTCCAGGAAGGACtagtatttttgatttcaattcTAATACATTAAGAGCGGGCCCACT aGGCATGGGTCAACCAGGTCAATGTATCACTTATGAAGCAGTCAACAAAGCATACATAGATGCTAGAAAAAGAATTA ATGTGGCACAAACAAATAAAGATAAGTGGACAGCTCAAGAATTGGCATCTGTCGGCGAACTATTGTTGGATATATCCATACAATTGACTAAAAA cTATGGACTTTCTTACGAAGAAGTAGAAAAAGGATTGCCTCAAATAGATACGTCGAGAACTTTGATCAGAGAGATATGTCCGGCGTTCTTGTCCAATGTCGAGTGCAGACCGGGAAAGTACAGGAGATATGATGGTCTATGTAATAACGTTAAGCATCCAACGTGGGGCGCTACCAATACACCATTTTCGAGACTAGTTGGACCGTTGTTTTCGGACGGCATGAGTGGACCAAAAGTCAGCAGCCTCAATAATCGAGATCTACCGACAGCTAGAATAGTGTCCAGAACAATGCACCCCGACGAAGGGTACCACGAACACGCGGCTACCGTTATGTTGGTCGCTTTTGGTCAGTTTATGGATCACGATTTCACACTCACAGGAACGCCTGCTG atcCAATTACAAAGAATGAACCAGAAGAATGCTGTAATCGACCtccacatttaaaaaatcctTACTGCAACGAAATACCTGTTCCAGATGATGATtacttttatagtaaatttaatgtaaaatgtatcgaTTTTGTCAGAGCTTTTCCATCGGTTAGACCAGGATGTCGTTTAG GTTCAAGGTTACCGTTCAACACATTGACAGGAGTAATAGACGCAAATACAGTTTATAGTGTTACTGAAGATTACGCTAG gCATTTAAGATCCGGTTATGGAGGTTTACTTCGCATGAACCCTGCGTTTATTAATTACGGATTAAAAGATTTGTTGCCATTGAGACTTAAAGATCCCGATGAAGGATGTACTAGATTGAACCGTtcacaatattgttttgatgctg GAGAAGTTCGAGTAAATGAACAACTCGTGCTTGCtactatgcatataatatgggCAAGAGAGCATAATAGAATAGCAAAAGAATTTGGTAGAATTAATCCACATTGGGATGACGAAACTGTTTTTCAAGAAGCGAGACGAATCGTTATAGCAGAAATTCAGCACATAGCTTATAACGAGTTTTTGCCTACATTACTTGGAAAAGGAGTTATGGAAAAATTTGgactattattacaaaaagaa gGCTATTGGGATGGTTATGACCCAAATGTTAACCCCAACATCTTATCCGAATTTTCAGCAGCAGCTCTCAGAATTGGTCACACATTTTTGCCAACTTCAATTGAAAGATGGAGCAGAGCTCATAAATTTATcg CTTCTAAAAAATTGTCTGATCTCATCCGCCGTCCATACGATTTGTATAGAGTTGGAGTTTTCGATGAGTATATAATGGGTTTAACTAATCAAGTGGCTCAAGCTATGGACGATTCAATAACTCAGGAAGTAACGAATGCGTTGTTCAAGAAACCTGGTAATAGGTTTGGAGTAGACTTAGTAGCATTTAATATCCAGAGAGGTAGAGACTTCGGTTTACCCGGCTACATGGAATACAG aaAATTTTGTGGCTTACCGGcttctaatttatttcaaacattgtCTGGAGATATGCCTAACTCTACTATTCATCGATATTCAACAATATATga CTCTCCAGAAGACGTAGATTTATGGTCTGGTGGTGTATCTGAAAAACCATTACCAGGAAGCATGGCAGGTCCAGTTTTTTCTTGTATTTTGGCTACTCAATTTAGCTATGCCAGAAGAGGTGATCGTTTTTGGTACGAACTGCCAAATCAGCCATCTTCGTTTACTCCAG atCAATTATATGAAATCCGAAAAACAAGATTAGCCCGAGTATTATGCGATAACACTGATTTGATCGACACTATTCAGTTATGGCCAATCGTTCTTCCTGATCATGAAAT AAATCCTCGAGTACCCTGCCGTAGCGGAATTATTCCACtattaaacttaaacaaaTGGGCTGATTTCCCAACGACCTCGTGA
- the LOC113551332 gene encoding chorion peroxidase-like isoform X2: MDRLFITVSLVLILCTFGTTQSLDGECALHLTGPGRTSIFDFNSNTLRAGPLGMGQPGQCITYEAVNKAYIDARKRINVAQTNKDKWTAQELASVGELLLDISIQLTKNYGLSYEEVEKGLPQIDTSRTLIREICPAFLSNVECRPGKYRRYDGLCNNVKHPTWGATNTPFSRLVGPLFSDGMSGPKVSSLNNRDLPTARIVSRTMHPDEGYHEHAATVMLVAFGQFMDHDFTLTGTPADPITKNEPEECCNRPPHLKNPYCNEIPVPDDDYFYSKFNVKCIDFVRAFPSVRPGCRLGSRLPFNTLTGVIDANTVYSVTEDYARHLRSGYGGLLRMNPAFINYGLKDLLPLRLKDPDEGCTRLNRSQYCFDAGEVRVNEQLVLATMHIIWAREHNRIAKEFGRINPHWDDETVFQEARRIVIAEIQHIAYNEFLPTLLGKGVMEKFGLLLQKEGYWDGYDPNVNPNILSEFSAAALRIGHTFLPTSIERWSRAHKFIASKKLSDLIRRPYDLYRVGVFDEYIMGLTNQVAQAMDDSITQEVTNALFKKPGNRFGVDLVAFNIQRGRDFGLPGYMEYRKFCGLPASNLFQTLSGDMPNSTIHRYSTIYDSPEDVDLWSGGVSEKPLPGSMAGPVFSCILATQFSYARRGDRFWYELPNQPSSFTPDQLYEIRKTRLARVLCDNTDLIDTIQLWPIVLPDHEINPRVPCRSGIIPLLNLNKWADFPTTS, encoded by the exons ATGGACAG attatttataactgtCAGTTTAGTACTGATACTATGTACTTTTGGAACAACTCAATCTTTGGATGGCGAATGTGCACTACATTTAACAGGTCCAGGAAGGACtagtatttttgatttcaattcTAATACATTAAGAGCGGGCCCACT aGGCATGGGTCAACCAGGTCAATGTATCACTTATGAAGCAGTCAACAAAGCATACATAGATGCTAGAAAAAGAATTA ATGTGGCACAAACAAATAAAGATAAGTGGACAGCTCAAGAATTGGCATCTGTCGGCGAACTATTGTTGGATATATCCATACAATTGACTAAAAA cTATGGACTTTCTTACGAAGAAGTAGAAAAAGGATTGCCTCAAATAGATACGTCGAGAACTTTGATCAGAGAGATATGTCCGGCGTTCTTGTCCAATGTCGAGTGCAGACCGGGAAAGTACAGGAGATATGATGGTCTATGTAATAACGTTAAGCATCCAACGTGGGGCGCTACCAATACACCATTTTCGAGACTAGTTGGACCGTTGTTTTCGGACGGCATGAGTGGACCAAAAGTCAGCAGCCTCAATAATCGAGATCTACCGACAGCTAGAATAGTGTCCAGAACAATGCACCCCGACGAAGGGTACCACGAACACGCGGCTACCGTTATGTTGGTCGCTTTTGGTCAGTTTATGGATCACGATTTCACACTCACAGGAACGCCTGCTG atcCAATTACAAAGAATGAACCAGAAGAATGCTGTAATCGACCtccacatttaaaaaatcctTACTGCAACGAAATACCTGTTCCAGATGATGATtacttttatagtaaatttaatgtaaaatgtatcgaTTTTGTCAGAGCTTTTCCATCGGTTAGACCAGGATGTCGTTTAG GTTCAAGGTTACCGTTCAACACATTGACAGGAGTAATAGACGCAAATACAGTTTATAGTGTTACTGAAGATTACGCTAG gCATTTAAGATCCGGTTATGGAGGTTTACTTCGCATGAACCCTGCGTTTATTAATTACGGATTAAAAGATTTGTTGCCATTGAGACTTAAAGATCCCGATGAAGGATGTACTAGATTGAACCGTtcacaatattgttttgatgctg GAGAAGTTCGAGTAAATGAACAACTCGTGCTTGCtactatgcatataatatgggCAAGAGAGCATAATAGAATAGCAAAAGAATTTGGTAGAATTAATCCACATTGGGATGACGAAACTGTTTTTCAAGAAGCGAGACGAATCGTTATAGCAGAAATTCAGCACATAGCTTATAACGAGTTTTTGCCTACATTACTTGGAAAAGGAGTTATGGAAAAATTTGgactattattacaaaaagaa gGCTATTGGGATGGTTATGACCCAAATGTTAACCCCAACATCTTATCCGAATTTTCAGCAGCAGCTCTCAGAATTGGTCACACATTTTTGCCAACTTCAATTGAAAGATGGAGCAGAGCTCATAAATTTATcg CTTCTAAAAAATTGTCTGATCTCATCCGCCGTCCATACGATTTGTATAGAGTTGGAGTTTTCGATGAGTATATAATGGGTTTAACTAATCAAGTGGCTCAAGCTATGGACGATTCAATAACTCAGGAAGTAACGAATGCGTTGTTCAAGAAACCTGGTAATAGGTTTGGAGTAGACTTAGTAGCATTTAATATCCAGAGAGGTAGAGACTTCGGTTTACCCGGCTACATGGAATACAG aaAATTTTGTGGCTTACCGGcttctaatttatttcaaacattgtCTGGAGATATGCCTAACTCTACTATTCATCGATATTCAACAATATATga CTCTCCAGAAGACGTAGATTTATGGTCTGGTGGTGTATCTGAAAAACCATTACCAGGAAGCATGGCAGGTCCAGTTTTTTCTTGTATTTTGGCTACTCAATTTAGCTATGCCAGAAGAGGTGATCGTTTTTGGTACGAACTGCCAAATCAGCCATCTTCGTTTACTCCAG atCAATTATATGAAATCCGAAAAACAAGATTAGCCCGAGTATTATGCGATAACACTGATTTGATCGACACTATTCAGTTATGGCCAATCGTTCTTCCTGATCATGAAAT AAATCCTCGAGTACCCTGCCGTAGCGGAATTATTCCACtattaaacttaaacaaaTGGGCTGATTTCCCAACGACCTCGTGA